CTCATATCCTATGGCCTCCTGCTCGTCTTCGGAAAATTCCTTGCCAGACTGTTCATCGAAGGAGACCAAACCCAGGTAATCGAACAAGTGGTACTCTACCTGCAAGTCGTGGCAATCTTTTTTATTCCCCTTGGGTTGATCTTCATCTACCGTAATACCTGCCAAGGCCTCGGGTCCGGCTTGATACCGATGCTTTCGAGTATACAGGAACTCGTATTTCGCATATTAGTCGTACTCACCCTGCCTCGGTACTTCGGCTATCTAGGCATATGCCTTTCCAGCCCCATCGCCTGGCTTGCAGCAGCAATCCTGTTAGTCATTGCCTACCATAGAAAACTCAGGAATCTGGAGAAAGGTTTTCTATTGCACGCAATACGCAATAAGGAAAGCATAGCCATACCCATCGGGACAGATCCTTCAAGAGCGTGACAATCCCCCAACAGATTACCGGCAAAGTCCTTGGCCTAAGCTATAGGGTCCATCCATATTTCCCTTTGAGTTCCACGAAAACCACATCCCCGATTGACTCGCTATGCACCAAACCCTCTGCATCCCGGGTAATCAGTGTCAATTGCTGCCAGCCACTTGGGCCGATAGGCACAAGCATAACACCCCCAACCTTCAATTGGTCTACCAGATCAAGGGGAACCCTGCCTGCAGCCGCTGTTACAAGAATCCTGTCAAATGGTGCATATTCCTTCCATCCAAGGCTACCGTCACCGATTCGATAGAAAATATTAGAATAGCCTAATTCCCCAAGCCTTTCTCGGGCCTTTTTGGCAAGTTCAGGAATCCTCTCGATGGTGTATACCTCTTTGGAAAACTCCGCAAGAAATGCAGTCTGATACCCTGAGCCGGTACCGATTTCCAACACGCGGCAAGTCTTATCAAGTTCGAGACGCTCAGTCATCATATACACCAGACTGGGTTGCGAGATTGTCTGGCCATAACCTATAGGGAAGGCTGCATCAAGTGAGGCATAATCCCTACATGCATTGTCCATGAAGAAAGAACGGTCCAATGAGTTGAA
The sequence above is a segment of the Sphaerochaeta pleomorpha str. Grapes genome. Coding sequences within it:
- a CDS encoding protein-L-isoaspartate(D-aspartate) O-methyltransferase, producing the protein MEQKLADFFNSLDRSFFMDNACRDYASLDAAFPIGYGQTISQPSLVYMMTERLELDKTCRVLEIGTGSGYQTAFLAEFSKEVYTIERIPELAKKARERLGELGYSNIFYRIGDGSLGWKEYAPFDRILVTAAAGRVPLDLVDQLKVGGVMLVPIGPSGWQQLTLITRDAEGLVHSESIGDVVFVELKGKYGWTL